The Guyparkeria halophila DNA window CAGGCGAGGCAGTTGTTGTTCGAGCAGACCCTGTGCGGTGGCATTGCTGGCCGTCAAGGCAATACGGGTCTCGTCGCCCTGGGTCTCGATGGCAATCTTCAATGGACCCAGGTCTGCGGGCCTCAACTCAATACTGGCCTTGGAGATGCCCTTGCCGACCATCCACTGGACCTGCTGGCCCAGTTGCGCCGGCATCTGTGGATTGGGCGTGCCGGCCGCGGCCTGTCCCGTGAATATCCCCCCGGCCGGGCTACCGCCGGACGACATCGACGCCGCGCTGGCACCCAGGCCCGCCGAGGTAGTCTGGGCGTTGCCCGACGCCAGCTCCGCCTCGGAACGCGCCTGGCGTCCCTCCAACCCGTTTAGCGACGACCAGTGGGTGAGCGGCGCCCGCTCGCGCTGCGTCTGGGATGGTTCGCGACCGGTCAACCCCAGGGCCGCACTCACCGGACCACCGGTCCAATCGGCGTCACGCGCTGCCTCACCACCAGCCCCACCGACCAAGCGGGTCGACTCGCTCGAGCCGGCCGAGCGGCGGCCATTTTCCGCAAAGCGCAGAAAGCCATCCCACGATGTGTGCGCCTCACCTTGGGACGCCGCTAGACCCTGGGCGCCCCGCGCCTCGCCACTCGCGGCGGATTCGGCTCGGCGCACGACTTGCTCAAGTGCCTGCAACTGCCCCAGCAGGCCCGCGGGCATGGCACCGCTCTCGGATTGGGCATCGGCCAAACCCTCACGCAGGGCGGCCAGGCGCTCCGCCAATCCTTGCCATGCCTGCGATGATGGCGAACCGGCGTTGTCAGTCGATTGGCGCAACTGGGTCAGGGCATCGGCCAGCTCGTTCAGCTGATCGCCCAGCCCGGCCATCAGATCATCCCGCCCCCCACCGGCAGGTTCAGAGGAACCGCCAGCCAAGCCATCGATGCCCCCATCACCACCACGCCAATCGCCGTCCGCCGTTATAGACAAGTGGTTGCCCGAGCCATCCCGTTGGCCCAGCGCCCTGCCGTCTGCCGGTGCACCGTTCAGGCGGCCGCCACGACCATCGAGCAGCCCGGCCAACTCGTCCAGTGCCGACTGGATATCGCCAGCCATCTCGGTGGCGGTGTTTTCACCCGACTGGGCCAGACCCTGCGAGCGACCGGCAAGCGCGTCGCGCAGCTGGGCCAGTTGATCGGCCAACCCCGCCAATGCCTGCTCGAGATCGCCCCCTCGTCCGCCGACACCTTGCTCGGCCGCCGCCAGACTCTCCGGCGCGGCGGCCGCACCGCGCGACAAACCGCCCTCACCGTCCGCCTTGAAGCGCCCCTGCGCGGAGGCCATCAGGCGCGCGAACTCCTCGCGCCCAGTGCTGCCACCCAGACCCGCAGCAAGCCGTCCGGCCTTGCCGTCGGCATTGCCCAGCAGGCGACCGAGCGACTCGATCGTCGCCTTGCCTTCACCGATCTGACTCATTGCATTCCCCCTGTTCCGCCCCCGCGCGCGGCCTTGGCCGCGCCGTGCTGATCCATCACCTGTTGCTCGGCCCGGTCGGCTCGCCGCCGGATCGAGTCGCGGTAGCGCTGGCTAAGACGGTCGACCGATTCATTGCGCGCATGCGCCTCTCGGGAGTCGTTCGCCCGCTTGCTCAGTTGCTCTTCCAAGTCCCGGACCACCTTGCGCTGGTGCTCGATGGTCTCCTCGATCCGGGCCATGAACTGACGATAATTCTGCAGCGCAAAGGCGCGGTTGCGCCCCTCGGCGGCAAAGCCCAGATTGTTGGTGTATTCGGTGAAATAGCCTTCCAGGTCGGCAAGACGCTGGCGCTGCGCGTCCAGTTCGCCCTGCGCCTCGCGACGACGACGGCTGGCCAGGTCGGCCTGATGACTCATGACTCGGCCGGCATTGCCCAGGGACTTGAGTCGCTGTGTGTCACTCATGATTGCTTACCCCCTTCACGCCGAGTGCAACAGGTCGACCAGGGCATCGATGCTGGATGCCATGTCGGCCGGTTGGTCCATCGACTGCGACAGGAACGCCTCGAGGTCGGGCTGGATATCGATCACCCGATCCAGCCGCGCATCCTGACCCCGGCGATAGGCGCCCACCGCGATCAGGTCGCGATTCTCGCGGTAGGTGGCCGCCAACTCCTTGAATCGCCTCATCAAGGATAGATGATCCGGGTCGACCAGCTTGGGCATCAGCCGGGAGATCGAGGCCTCGACGTCGATCGCCGGGAACCGGCCGCGCTCGGCGATCTCGCGTGACAGCACGATGTGCCCATCCAGGATCGCCCGGGCGGCATCGGCCACCGGATCGTTAAGATCGTCACCCTCGACCAGCACGGTGTAGAAGGCGGTGAGACTGCCCTGGCGGCTTTCGCTGTTGCCGGCCCGCTCGACCAGCCGGGGCAGGTGCGCGAACACCGACGGCGGATAGCCCTTGGTCGCCGGCGGCTCACCGATCGCCAGCCCGATCTCGCGCTGGGCCTGGGCGTAACGGGTCAGCGAGTCCATCAGCAACAGGACGTCGAAGCCCTGATCGCGGAAATGCTCGGCGATCGAGCTAGCCAGGTTCGCTCCGTGCAGGCGCATCAGGGCGGAGCTGTCGGCCGGTGCGGCCACGACGACGGCGCGCTGGCGCGCCTCGTCATCCAGGATCTCGCTGACGAACTCGGCCACCTCGCGCCCCCGTTCGCCGACCAGGCCGACCACGATGATCTGGGCGCGGGTGTAGCGGGTCATCATGCCGAGCAGCACGCTCTTGCCGACGCCCGAGCCGGCAAAGATGCCCATGCGCTGACCGCGCCCGACCGTCATCAGGGCGTTGATCGCCCGCACGCCCACATCGAGCGGTTCGGTAATCTCGCGACGCTTGAGGGGGTTGATCGGTCGACCGTGCAGATTGACCGACGCATCGCCGGTCAGGCGCTCGCCGTCGTCGATCGGACGACCGCGGGCATCGAGCACCCGCCCGAGCAATTGCTCGCCCATCGGCACGCGGCTGGCCGTGCCGAGGTTCTTCACCCGGCAGCCGGGACCGACGCCCTGGGTGGTCTCCAGCGGCATCAGGTAGGTCGCCTCCTCGGCAAACCCGACCACCTCGGCCTCGAAGCGCCGCCCCTGCGGGTCGGTCACCTCGCATTGATCGCCGATCAGCGCCGACAGACCGCGCGCCTCGAGCGCCAGCCCCACGACACGCACGATCCGCCCCTCCGAGGCCGCTGCCGGGGCATCCACCCGGGCGGTCGTGCCCATCAGGCGTCTCGCCCAGTTCAGCGACACATCGGTGTTCGGGTCACGCAGTCCGGGGTCAGTCATCACGGTGCTCCTCCGACTGGGGGTCATCGGCCTCGGGCGCCGGCTTGGCATCCGTGCGCGCGCTGGCCTCCGCATCCACGGCGGCGTCCGATTCTCCGGCCTCCCGCGCTTGCCCCGCCAGCTGATCGCCCCGATCGGAGCGGTCCGTCCCGGAACGGGCGGCCGCGTCGTCGGGAACCGGCTGGTCCGGGCCGGGGTAGACCCGGCCGATCAGGTGATCGAGCGTCGCCGCCCAGCGGTTGGCCAGACTGGCATCCACCCGGGCATCACCCGACTCGACCACCACCCCGCCGGCGGTGACGGTCGGATCGGGCTTGAGGTCGAGCGTCTCGAAGCGCGAGTCATCGATCAACTCACGCAATGCCGTCTCGTCCGCCGGCGCGCAACGCAGGATCACCGCTCGGGCCGAAACCGGCAGGGCCGCGAGGGCCTCGCGGGCGATCGACGGCAAACCGCTGTTGTCCGCCTGCACCTCGCGAGCCACCATGACGCGCGCGATCTGGGTGGCCAGTGCCGTGAGCTGCTCGGTGACCTCGTCGTCGAGCAGGGCCAGGGGGCGCTCGAGATGCGACAGCCAGCCACGCAGGCGGTTCTCGACGCTCTCGATCTCCTCGCGGGCCGCGGCCATGCCTTCCTGGTAGCCGGCATCGCGGCCCTTCTGCAGGCCCGCCTCGTAACCGCGCTGCTCGGCCTCGGCACGCGCCTCGGCAAGCTCCTCGGCCGTCGCCGGGTCGAGCTCGTAGGCCGGCTCGTCGGCGGGCGCGGCGCTGAAATCCGGCAGTTCCCAGGCACCCACCAGCTCCGACCAGTCCGAGGCATCCAGCGGGCGGGTGAGGGTCGGCGACTCGTCAGATGAACTCATCGCCACCACCACCGCCCAGGGCTATCTTGCCTTCGTCGGAAAGCTGACGGGCAACCTGCAGGACTTCCTTCTGCGCGGCCTCCACGTCGGCCAGGCGCGTCGGGCCGAGGGTCTCCAGGTCGTCGCGCATCATCTCGGCGGCCCGACGCGACATGTTGCCGAAGATCTTTTCCTTGAGCTCGGAATCCGCGCCCTTCATCGCCAGCAGGAGCTTGTCGGCCGGGACCTCGCGCAGCAGAACCTGCAGGCTGCGGTCCTCGACATCGACCAGGTTGGCAAAGACGAACATCAGGTCCTCGATCTGGACGCCCAGCTCTTCGTCGGTCTCCTTGACGCGTCCCATCAGCTCCTCTTCCACATTGGATTCGAGGAAGTTCATGATGCCGGCGGCAATCTTGACCCCACCGACCTTGGACGACTTGCCACCCTGGGTGCCGGACGCCTGACGCTCCATGATGTCGTCGAGCTCCTCGAGGGCCTGGGGGGATACCCCCTCGAGGTGGGCGATCCGCAGGACGATGTCGGTGCGGGTGTTCTCCGGCAGCATCTGCAGGATCTCCGCTGCCTGGTCGCTTTCCAGGTGCGACAGCACGATCGCGATGATCTGCGGGTGCTCGTAGCGGATGATCTCGGCGATCGAACGCGCGTCCATCCACTTGAGAAACTCGAGGTTGCGCCGGTTGCCCTGCGACGAGATCCGCTCGAGCAGGCCCGCCGCCTTGTCTTCGCCCAGCGCCCGGTTGAGCACGTTACGGATGTAGTCGTTCGAGCCCAGCGCGAGACCGGTCTGGTTCTCCAGGTCGTCGGAGAACTCGTCGAGCGCCGCCTGGATCTGCGGACGGGTGACGTTCTTCAGAACCGCCATGGCCTGACCGATCTTCTGCACCTCGCGCGGGTCGAGTTGACCGAAGATGTGCGCCGCGGATTCTTCACCCAGCGCCATCATCAGAATGGCCGCTTTTTCCGGCCCCTTGAGGCCGACGAGCGGGCTTTCCTGCGGGAGGTTGGTGTTGGGTGCCTGGGCCATGGGAAATCAGTTCTCCTCGTGGGTCCACTGCTTGATGACGGCAGCGACCGCCTTGGGATCGTGGTTGACGCTCTTGCGCAGCTGGCGCAGCTTGTCGGTGTAGCTGGCGTTACCGATCAGCTCGGGCACGTTGGAGAGGTCGTCCTCGTCGTATTCCTCTTCCTCGCCCTTGGCGCGGCGCTCGTCCGGGTACTGCGTCGGCATAGTGTACTGCGGGCCCTGCTGCTGTCCGGACTGATCGCTGAGCTCGGTCGACGTGGCGACGCGCTCGCGACGACTTTCGGCGAGCATCTTGAGCAGCGGTCGGGCCACCAGCAGGAACACCAGCAGCATCGCCAGGCCAATGCCGGCATTCTTCAGGGTGCTCCAGAACCAGCCCTGCTCCCAGACCGGCGTGGTCACCGGCTCGATGTCCTGGTCGACGAACGCGAAGGTGCTCAGGGTGACCTGATCGCCACGAGCCTCGTCGATGCCCACGGACTGGGCCACCAGCGCTCGCATCTGTTCCAGGCGCTCGGTTCGGGCCTCGGCGGCAGCTTGGGCGGCGGCTTCGGCGGCCGCCTCGTCCTCGGCATCGGCATCGGCCGGGGCACCGCCGCCGGTGGCGTTCTCGTCAAGCAAGACGGCGACGCTGAGCTTTTCGATCTGTCCACTGGCGAACTGGGTGTGTTCGATATTGCGATCGACGTTGTAGTTGCGCGTCTCGTTGCGGTCGCTGTCGATGGGGGTCTGCACCAGGGTCTGGAATTCCTCGACGGTCAGATCCTGCGGCGGAGCGAGTCCGCCATCGCCACCGTCCGGATTGACCACGCCACCCCCCGGTGGCTGGTTGGCGATCGCCCCCGGCACGCCCACGACACCTTGCCCACCACCCAGCGAGCGGACGGTCTCGTTGACCTGCTCACTGAGCAGGACACCCTCGTCGGGACCATAGGTCTGGCTGGTGCCCTCGCGACGGGAGAAATCGATCTCCGCGGACACCTGGGCGCGGACGCGGTCCGAACCGACGATCGGCGCGAGCAACGACTCGATCCGACGCGCGTAGGCCTGTTCAAGATTCTGGCGGTATTGGAACTGGCGGCTGGTCAGCCCCATGCCCGCGGCATCGTCGCCCTGGTTGGTCAGCAGGTTGCCGCTCTGGTCGACCACGCTGACATTCTCGGGGGACAGGTCGTTGATGCTGGAAGCAACCAGGTGGACGATGCCGTTGACCTGGCTACGACCAAGAGTGCTGCCGCCCTTGATGTCCACCACGACCGAGGCGGTCGGCGTCTTGCGATCCCGCACGAACACCGACTTCTCGGGCTGGGCAATGTGCACGCGGGCGGCACGGATCGCACCGATGGTCTGGATGGAGCGGGCC harbors:
- a CDS encoding flagellar hook-length control protein FliK produces the protein MSQIGEGKATIESLGRLLGNADGKAGRLAAGLGGSTGREEFARLMASAQGRFKADGEGGLSRGAAAAPESLAAAEQGVGGRGGDLEQALAGLADQLAQLRDALAGRSQGLAQSGENTATEMAGDIQSALDELAGLLDGRGGRLNGAPADGRALGQRDGSGNHLSITADGDWRGGDGGIDGLAGGSSEPAGGGRDDLMAGLGDQLNELADALTQLRQSTDNAGSPSSQAWQGLAERLAALREGLADAQSESGAMPAGLLGQLQALEQVVRRAESAASGEARGAQGLAASQGEAHTSWDGFLRFAENGRRSAGSSESTRLVGGAGGEAARDADWTGGPVSAALGLTGREPSQTQRERAPLTHWSSLNGLEGRQARSEAELASGNAQTTSAGLGASAASMSSGGSPAGGIFTGQAAAGTPNPQMPAQLGQQVQWMVGKGISKASIELRPADLGPLKIAIETQGDETRIALTASNATAQGLLEQQLPRLKEWLQEAGLANSEVEVDLGQESDFGQQLADADDEGQGGAGGQAGDGTQAGQTAMMGADGTDGLDEESTQGRLVLDLFA
- a CDS encoding flagellar export protein FliJ, which encodes MSDTQRLKSLGNAGRVMSHQADLASRRRREAQGELDAQRQRLADLEGYFTEYTNNLGFAAEGRNRAFALQNYRQFMARIEETIEHQRKVVRDLEEQLSKRANDSREAHARNESVDRLSQRYRDSIRRRADRAEQQVMDQHGAAKAARGGGTGGMQ
- the fliI gene encoding flagellar protein export ATPase FliI translates to MTDPGLRDPNTDVSLNWARRLMGTTARVDAPAAASEGRIVRVVGLALEARGLSALIGDQCEVTDPQGRRFEAEVVGFAEEATYLMPLETTQGVGPGCRVKNLGTASRVPMGEQLLGRVLDARGRPIDDGERLTGDASVNLHGRPINPLKRREITEPLDVGVRAINALMTVGRGQRMGIFAGSGVGKSVLLGMMTRYTRAQIIVVGLVGERGREVAEFVSEILDDEARQRAVVVAAPADSSALMRLHGANLASSIAEHFRDQGFDVLLLMDSLTRYAQAQREIGLAIGEPPATKGYPPSVFAHLPRLVERAGNSESRQGSLTAFYTVLVEGDDLNDPVADAARAILDGHIVLSREIAERGRFPAIDVEASISRLMPKLVDPDHLSLMRRFKELAATYRENRDLIAVGAYRRGQDARLDRVIDIQPDLEAFLSQSMDQPADMASSIDALVDLLHSA
- a CDS encoding FliH/SctL family protein, which encodes MSSSDESPTLTRPLDASDWSELVGAWELPDFSAAPADEPAYELDPATAEELAEARAEAEQRGYEAGLQKGRDAGYQEGMAAAREEIESVENRLRGWLSHLERPLALLDDEVTEQLTALATQIARVMVAREVQADNSGLPSIAREALAALPVSARAVILRCAPADETALRELIDDSRFETLDLKPDPTVTAGGVVVESGDARVDASLANRWAATLDHLIGRVYPGPDQPVPDDAAARSGTDRSDRGDQLAGQAREAGESDAAVDAEASARTDAKPAPEADDPQSEEHRDD
- the fliG gene encoding flagellar motor switch protein FliG, which produces MAQAPNTNLPQESPLVGLKGPEKAAILMMALGEESAAHIFGQLDPREVQKIGQAMAVLKNVTRPQIQAALDEFSDDLENQTGLALGSNDYIRNVLNRALGEDKAAGLLERISSQGNRRNLEFLKWMDARSIAEIIRYEHPQIIAIVLSHLESDQAAEILQMLPENTRTDIVLRIAHLEGVSPQALEELDDIMERQASGTQGGKSSKVGGVKIAAGIMNFLESNVEEELMGRVKETDEELGVQIEDLMFVFANLVDVEDRSLQVLLREVPADKLLLAMKGADSELKEKIFGNMSRRAAEMMRDDLETLGPTRLADVEAAQKEVLQVARQLSDEGKIALGGGGGDEFI
- the fliF gene encoding flagellar basal-body MS-ring/collar protein FliF; translated protein: MAQGSAITTTPTGSGESPRWIRQMDAFTQSSSFRQLLLLIALAAVISFMVGFFLWGSGKSMVPLYQSLDAQASAEVVDALKAAGEPYELANNGTVMVGADRLPEIRMLMAQQGLPGGDGVGLEMLNQDQSLGTSQFIEQARYQRAIETELARSIQTIGAIRAARVHIAQPEKSVFVRDRKTPTASVVVDIKGGSTLGRSQVNGIVHLVASSINDLSPENVSVVDQSGNLLTNQGDDAAGMGLTSRQFQYRQNLEQAYARRIESLLAPIVGSDRVRAQVSAEIDFSRREGTSQTYGPDEGVLLSEQVNETVRSLGGGQGVVGVPGAIANQPPGGGVVNPDGGDGGLAPPQDLTVEEFQTLVQTPIDSDRNETRNYNVDRNIEHTQFASGQIEKLSVAVLLDENATGGGAPADADAEDEAAAEAAAQAAAEARTERLEQMRALVAQSVGIDEARGDQVTLSTFAFVDQDIEPVTTPVWEQGWFWSTLKNAGIGLAMLLVFLLVARPLLKMLAESRRERVATSTELSDQSGQQQGPQYTMPTQYPDERRAKGEEEEYDEDDLSNVPELIGNASYTDKLRQLRKSVNHDPKAVAAVIKQWTHEEN